In Juglans regia cultivar Chandler chromosome 13, Walnut 2.0, whole genome shotgun sequence, the DNA window taaaaaaatcatataagtaagatttatttatttattttgtctacCGAACATTTCTCCTaagaaaataaactattaaatttatctttgttttttccGAGAATTAGTTATAATACCCAACAAactcttttagatttaaaattatattttctaccTTCTTACTAACACAAATGTTTAGATTTgctaaatattgaaattaacaatTGAAAACGATCAAATGTTTTATCGTTATGCATGatcaatgaataataaataagacaTGTCTCAcggttttaatatttaaacatttttaattataaaaaactgaCAGCTTAGAattctaatatttaatttcagtaaCTTGAgagtacataaattttttttatttggaaaatatacaaataaaattattccatGAGTTTTGAACCagttcttaataaaatattattttgttaagttcAAAACacatcaagaaagaaaaatatttataatatacatattttattaaatatttaaaaaatttcaagaaaaacttgaaggtctttagagattttttaaatatattttttattgaattttaggaaaagagagagaaaagctcgaataattttctttttttgtaaaatatgttttgtattaGAGTGTGTGAAAATAGATATATGGTAGAGTTGGAAAGtttgaatataatgttttaaattggttttaaacggaatttaagaaaataggttagagcattcatattttttaaaccatatttttttaaacggaaaacaagaaaataggtTAGAGCATTCGTATTGATTTGgtcaaatgaaaaaattaactaaaatttatacaattgaTATAAAAAACACCCTACAATAGATTggtcaaatctaaaataaagtagacttttattataataattgaCTAAATATGAAGAATCACAGTTGAttgattaaatattaaaatgttaattttttactccaaacaaaaatattatttaataactaatttaatatagagattaaatttaaatgaaataaataaatataaaaaaatataacattaactaaatttaaaaaatacattcagACAAGCTAACGAGAATGCTAAGTATTTATACATCACTTCGGTAAAAATGCAGTTGTTGAAAGGGTCATTGTACAGCTTCCTTTGGGAGCTCTGCTGGGCTTagcatgtgattttttatgtgtatttttttaatttattttttatatatatattttttatatttttaaatatttttaaaaaataaaataaatttaaaatattattaaaaaaatattttttaattagaaagtaaaaaaaaaatattaaaaaatattttttaatcactaaatagaataaaaattattttttattttacttagttattaaaaaaatattttttaataatattataatttttatttaatttttttaaaatatttaaaattattaaaaatatttatatataaatattagagcACAGCAAGAGCCGGGCGGGACATCTGACATTTTCCTTGTTGAAATAATTAAAGGAGTTGACAGAAGACATGCATAGAATGGCGTGCCAAAAGCAAACACGAAACTTAAGTGTAGACGACATCAGCAGTTTCGTATTTATCGTAAAAGACACAAAGTCATCGTCAACAGTttcatatatatcttaaaagaataataaattaaaaatatataaaataaaatattattataatattatttttattttaaaattaaaaaaaattaaattatttaatatatttaaaataaaaatttaaaaaaattataataattagataaataataatttacaattacaacttcttattttatttaaacttaaCTTTATGATATTtagataacaaaaaaattaacttttaataTGTCACTTTAAAATCAAGATGCTTTTTGTAtaatgagagaaaataaattaaaataaaaattaaaaattaaataaaatattattaaaatattattttttaatatttttattatttttaaatttataaaaaaatttatttattatattttatattaaaaatttaaaaaataataataataaattgagacaATGACTTTTCCTAAGATGTGACGAATTGATGGtcctaatatttttaattatttgtgataaaagtaattatttaaaacgaaaatagatttattttaataaaagatgatatttttattgtaaataattaatagtatgtAAAGATTATTTCTGTGCCACTTAAAATCgagtaataatataataatagctTGTTCCATCTAGCAATTTTCATCATCTGTATTAATGGGctgaaaaagaattttatttgGGAGTGTGGGAGCGAGAGATTACCAGCACAAGAGCTTTGAGATTATCATCTGTAATGGGAACCTCCAGGTCGTCTCGTTGTTGCACCCGAAGCAGAACATCAACGAAGTCCTCCTTCCCCGCCGTACTGCTGCTACTACCCTTGACCTTCTCCTCCTCGTGTTCTCTGATAATTTCATCGCAGACTGCTCGCAGATCCTCTAGGTTCCTGGTCAATCTCGTTGTGTACCCACTCAGTGAGGTCACCCACTTCCAGTCGGGAAAGAAGTCCCCCAAACAAAACCCGGCAAACAGCGCCTGTGTTTCTGTCAAAACCCCTACAAGATGGCGCTTCTGTCCCTCTCCTGACTCCTCCTTGAACCTCTTCCCGAATGCCACCCGGCACAGGATGTCGTTTGCCAATGTGAAGAACAACTCGCCTAGGTTGATTTCCGACCCCGACTGAGCTGACACGGATCTCAGCAGCCGATTCACCTCCTCGTCTCGAATGAGCTGGAACGAGCTGACCCGTTTCGAGCTGAGCAGCTCGGTGACGCAGATCTTTCGGGCTTGCCGCCAGTAGGGGCCGTAGGGTGAGAAAGTAACGTCGGAGCAGCCGAAGGAGAGGTACTGCGCGGAGATGAGCTGAGGGCGGCTGGCGAAGACGTGGTCGTGGGTTTTAAGGACGAGCTTGGCCAGGTGAGCGGAGGAGACGACGACCGTAGGTACACGGCCGAGCCGGAGGTGGATGATGGGGCCGAGTTTGTGGGCAATCTGGGCCAAGGAGTGATGGGGCATGTCGGTGAGGAGGTGGAGGTGACCGATTATTGGGAGGCCTGGCGGTGAGGGTGGCCTCAGTGACTGTGACTGCGACCTGCTTTGCCATTTTTGTAGGCgaaggatgaagaagaaggtgGCGGCAACAACTAGGACTGGTAGATAGAAGGATTGCGAAGTAATggactccatttttttttcctcctttgcGAATGTAATGACTATAAGCTGCGTGGAAGACCGAAGAACGTAGGAGCTAGACGAAGTTTTATAAGGTGAGCTGTGACGTCCTGGGCATAAACGACGACGTCGCGATAGCAATGCTAAATATAGTTACGgagttatattttatacatgtgttgctattttttttttcttttaactgctcttatttttaaaaaataaggtgggttataattaaaaaattaactttttatataaattatatatttattaatattttttaaaaagagtgcacGACTTTTACATTAAAGATTATCGGGTCGACTcagtattatattttaattacagTCAACCCGATAatctttaatgtaaaatattatcGTGAGACacttataaaattaagttattAGGATGATCATTCACTCATAGtcagattaatttttttaacaaataaatggaaaaagatatgtatataattatcattatttttattattataaatcataaaaaattaaagatttaattattaatattaatgttaaaatatttgaaatccaATCTATCCTCAACAGCTTAATTTTATTATCCAATATCATCCCTTACATTTTAGAATCAGACTGCAGTTGATCATGAAACTACTACCATCGCCAAGTATCTTGATCAACCCTTGAACTCATACCTTGGATTGGTTGTTGGAGCAAGAACAATAGCAATCTGTTTTCTTGTCGCAAGCCCGAAAATCTCGCTAAGATCCATATCATCTGCACCAACTCCCTGAGGCAATGTCCAGTCATAATGACACAATAGGCGAGCCAATGCAATCTCTACCGTGGCTAATGCAAATGAATAACCCGGACagcctcttcttcctc includes these proteins:
- the LOC108985324 gene encoding tryptamine 5-hydroxylase-like codes for the protein MESITSQSFYLPVLVVAATFFFILRLQKWQSRSQSQSLRPPSPPGLPIIGHLHLLTDMPHHSLAQIAHKLGPIIHLRLGRVPTVVVSSAHLAKLVLKTHDHVFASRPQLISAQYLSFGCSDVTFSPYGPYWRQARKICVTELLSSKRVSSFQLIRDEEVNRLLRSVSAQSGSEINLGELFFTLANDILCRVAFGKRFKEESGEGQKRHLVGVLTETQALFAGFCLGDFFPDWKWVTSLSGYTTRLTRNLEDLRAVCDEIIREHEEEKVKGSSSSTAGKEDFVDVLLRVQQRDDLEVPITDDNLKALVLDMFVAGTDTSSATLEWTMTELARHPMVMKKAQEEVRNIVSSSTGSKFEESHLPHLRYLKAVIKETMRLHPPVPLLVPRESMEKCNLDGYEIPAKTRILINTYAIGRDPKSWENPLEYNPERFMDVDIDAKDQDFRFLPFGGGRRGCPGYSLALATVEIALARLLCHYDWALPQGVGADDMDLSEIFGLATRKKTAIVLVPTVNPQYEFKG